ATATCCATCTGATACAATTGAGAAGGTCCGATGGGCGCGATTTCCGAGAGGGGCACGAGGGAATATCAAAAACCGGCACCCATCGGGACCAAACCCAAGATATAGGCTGAAGGGGAAATCTTCAAGAGAAAGTGAAAGAGATTTTCCGTTTTTTCAACGGATACCGAACAGTGTTAACAAAAAGTATGATAAATATGCACTTGAAAACATAATTAAAAATTGGAAAGAAATGCACGAAACGGAAACGAAAAATGCGTGAGGGTACTCACATGCGGCGCTGGGCGGAACTGATATGTTTGTTCATTTTGCTGCCAACCGCCATGGCTCTGGAATGGTTGCCCGGGGCCAAACTGTTCTGGCTGCTGGGGGCGGCTCTGGGGTGCGGCATTTGGTTGGCCGTTTCCGCTCCCGGCGGAAAAAAATGGCGAATAACGCGTCCCGGCCCGCTTCCTGCCGGAATGCTCTGGCGCATTGGGGTTGCCGCAGTGGTTGTGACGGCATTGACCCTGGTTCTGCATCCAGAGCGGTTTTTGGAGTTGCCTCGCCGCCGGACAGGGCTGTGGCTGTTGATCATGGCGCTTTACCCCATGCTTTCGGCCTGGCCCCAGGAGATCATCTACCGGGGATTTTTCTTTCAACGATATGCCGCATTGTTTCACCGTCCATGGGCCATGATTCTGGCCAGCGGCGCTGTGTTCGCCTATGTGCATGTGATCTATGCCAACACCTTGGCCCTGAGTCTCTCCCTGGTTGGCGGCGTGCTTTTGTCGCAGGCGTATGCACGGGATCAGTCGCTGTTTTGGGTTACCGTGGAACATGCGGCTTACGGACTGTTGGTCTTTACGCTGGGACTTGGCCGGTATTTTTACCAGGGGGGGTAACACCCGGCACAAGCCATACGGGGATGATCCGTGGCATCCCCTGGAATGCAAAATATCGATGATCGACCACCCGTCCGGCAAGGGCCGAATCCAGGTCAGGAAGGCAGGATTTCTTCGTGGATTCCGTTGCGGAAGTGTGCTTCATTGCCAAAGGGAATGCACCTGGTCGCCGCACAAAAGTATTGCAAGCAATATTTCAAAAATACAAATCCTAACTAATTGAAATAGTATGGTTATTATGCAAAAAATACTATTTTTTGCAAGTGCTTTCCCGGCGGGAAATACTCAGGGCAAGGCAAAGAAAAGCAATACCGTGTGTTGAGGTGGATTTGCATAATGATATTCTATAGTAGAAAAAGTCTATAAAAAATATAGAGAGTGTTCGCAAACAAGAGCGAGGAAAGAGTATGTACAAAAACATCGTGTTGGCGATTTGCTGCTGCGTGGCCATGTTGTCCGGAGGGCAGGCGGCGCCGGCGGCCCAGAGCGGGGACGTGGAGTCCACGTCCGTGACGGTCTACCCCACGGGACAGGCCTTGGTCACGGAGGTGCGGCATATGGATCTGCCGGAGTCCGGCGGGGTGGCCTATCCCGGTGCTGCTGCAACATTGGATCCCACTTCCGTGGGCCTGCGTTCCCTGGATGAACCGGATCGGGTTCTGGTGCGGTCCCTGCGTGTGCTGCCGTCGGCGGCCGATGCCGGAGGGGTGCTGCGCAGCTATGTAGGGCGCAAGGTCCGGGCGGTATTGCCGGATACGGAGCGGGCCGATCGCCGTCAGGCCCGGGACGCGGTGCTGCTTTCGGTCTCATCGGGTCGCGCGGTATTGGACCTGGGCGACCAGCTGTATGTTGGCCCGCTGGACGCGGTGTTGCTGCCCGTGGACGAAGCGCGGCCGCGATCCGAATCCGCGTTGCTGCTGGACGTTCGCAATGAGGGGGAACGCAACCAACGGGTGGAGGTGTCGTATCTTGCCGGGGGGCTGGACTGGAGCGGGGATTGCGCTTTGAGTCTGGATGCCGCCGGGGAGCAGGGGAGTCTTTCCTGCTGGGCCACGTTGAAGAACCACACAGGCAAGCATTTTCAGGATGCTGATCTGCGTCTTGTGGCCGGTGAGGTTCACCGCGCTCCGCAGCCCATGCCCATGCGTATGAAAATGCAGGCCGCCGTCGCCTTGGAGGAATCCATGGGCAATGGAGCTGCTCTCCGGCAGGCCGGTGACTATCATGTCTTTGAGGTGCCGTTCCAGGCGGATTTGGCAGAGGGCCAGACCACACGGTTGCTGCTCGGGTCCGCAGGGAGCGTGCAGGTAGGCCGGGAGCTGGTGGTCCGGGGCCATGCCCGGCACCGCATCGGCGAAGGCGGTCCGCAGACCCGGCCCGTGGAAAATGTGCTCGTGCTGCGCAATACCCCGGAAAATGGCCTCGGCTCGCCGTTGCCTGCGTCACTGGTGCGGGTTTATCGCGCCATGCAGGGAGGCGGGCGCATCCTGGAGGGGGAAACCCATATGGACGACCTGCCCGTTGGGGAAACGGTCCGGCTGGCGCTCGGCAATGCATTTGACCTGCGGGCCGAGCGCACCATGTTGGCCTACGAGCGGACGAGCAAGCACAGCGTGCGCGTGCAGTGGCGCATTGAGCTGCGCAATTCCGGAGCTAAAAAGCGAAGCGTAATGATACTTGAAAAACTTCAGGATGATTGGAAAATAAGAGATACAAACTTTGATTATGTAAAAGAAAATGCTAACACGGTACGCTGGAATTTGACCGTGCCTCCGGGGTCCGAGCCGGTGAAGCTGCACTACACGGCGGACATCTCCTGGCCGTCCTGAGTGGTGGGGACGCCGGCCAAATAGAACTGTTCGCGCTGCATAGCAAACGCGCGCCGCTCTGAAACAGGAGATGTTTTGGAGCGGCGTTTATTTTGGGAGGCAGGATGCGTTGTGTGGGCTATGGACGGGCCTTGTCCAACGCATGGGGTTGGGGCGCTTAGGGCGTTTGGGGCGGTGCCGGGTGCGCAGGGGTGAAGGCGGCTCCCAAAAACGCGGCATACCCTTGCTCCAACGCCACTCCCGCGTGGGTGATGTCCTCGGCAAGCAGGTTTACGCGGTGTTCCCGGGAGTCAAGCCAGCCTTGGACCACGGCTCGGGCCGTGGGATAGTTGCGGGCGACGTTTTCCACCAGATGCGCGGCATTGCTGAGTCGAAAGCGTTCCTGGAATCCGTCGTGGCTGAGATGCCCCTGCCGAAGCATGAACGCGGCATGACGTTGGGCGAGGATGTCCAGGGCGTTGTGCCGCTGAAGCGGGGACAGATCCCGGCGAACGCGGGCCAGGTTGATTTCCTGCAAGAGTTGCTTTGCCGTGGGAACCGCAGCATCGCCGCCGTGCGGAAAATCACGCTTGGAGACATACGGAGCCGGGTTCAACCCGGTGTCCATGGCGCATCCCGTACACGTCGCAAGGCAGAGCAGAATGAGGAGAAACATCCGGATGCGCTGCATGCCGAGCAGACAAACAACGCATCCGGGTTTGAAAAAAAGCATCATGCAAGCTCCGCCCAGGCCGCGTAGAGCGGATCCGCATTTTGCAGCACGGGATAGTAACGGTCCCGTTCGTCAAAGGGCCGGGACCAGCCGCGTTCCGAGAGGGTTTGCAGGTTGCGGAATGCCTCAGTACCGAGAATCAACTCGGACAAAAAGCCCAGCCGTTCAAATTCATGAAGCTGTATCCAAAGATTCGTGACCTTGGGCGCGTGCCAGCGATTGGATACGCTGAGGCAGAGCACGCCGCCGGGCCGAAGCACCCGGGCCGCCTCGCGCATGACTTCCGCCGGACGGACAAGGTATTCCACGGACAGGCAGCAGAGCACCGCGTCAAAGGAACCGTCCGCAAAGGGCAGGGTGGACTGCTCGTTCAAATCCTGCACAATGCCGGAGGTGATGTCCGGGTTGGCGTCCATCTCCTCCTGGTTCATGCCCAGGCCGGTGCAGCTGTTGAGTTTCAGGTTTTCCGGCAAATGGGACTGCCACCCGGCCATGAGGTCGAGCACGTCCATGCCCGGCCGCAAGAGTTGACCATGCAGCGTCTGCAGGCGTTGCCGGGCCATGGAATCAATGTGCGGGACGAGCCGGGCCATGCGATGAAATGCTTCGTCGGGATCCTCGTTCGGACGGGTCAGGGGTGTGCCGTCCCAAAAGTCCGTGGCAGCTCCTCCGGCACGGCGCGCTTGAAGCCCGGGACCGTCCAGTACCTGGTCCATCCATTCCTGGCAGGAACCGCCCATTTCCGCCACTTTATCCCGCACCTCGAGCACTTCGAGCCGCAGGGCGAAATCCCGGCAGGTCATGGGGTGGTTGCGGTCGGCCACAAAGGAATCATCTTTTGTTTCAAGGACACGGAAGGGGCGCAGATTGGAGGGGTGAACCCCGAGGACGTTGTCCAGCAGGCCTTGCGGATAAAAGCGACCTTCCCGAGGGCGCAGTCCCGGGAGTTGCTGCCGTTCGGGATGAAAATCACGAAGCCGGTGCTCTCGGATCAAGGACGGCTTGGGCGGCAGGACCGAGATCCGGCAACAAAACTCCTCGCCCGGGTGCAGGCCGTCGATTCCAGAATGCACTTCCCCGGGGAGCAGATCACGCCAGAGGTTGATTTTCTGGGCCACAAACCGATCTGTGTGCCGGGCCGCGTCGCTCTCCCAGGTCAACTCGAAGAGAACGCTGCCGAGCGTATCATTGGTGAGCTGTGTCATACAGTTGAGAATAGTTCTTCTCTCATAGAAAGCAAGAACGGAATCGAATTGGGCTGAATCAGGGAAAAGGCGGAAGATTCCAAGGAATGGATCAGCTCCTGGATGCGGCGTCCGGTACGGGAGGCGTCGGCGTGAGGTCCAGCACCAGTTCAATGTGGTTTTGCCCGTTGCGGCGGCAGTAACGAAAATCCCTGGCCACGCTGCGGACCATGCTCAGGCCCAAACCGCCCACAGGTGCGTCGCAAAGGGAGCAGTCCAGGCAGGACGCTGGTGCGGTGCGCGGGTCAAAGGGATTGCCGTCATCCGCGATGATCAGTCGCAGGGCGGCCGGTTCCACCTGAAGGGAAAGTCGGATCAGATGTTCCTCACCTTGGGGAAACGAATACTTAATGCAGTTGGTCACCAGTTCCTCGATGACCATATGGGCGGTGAAACGGGTTCGTTCCGGCAGGCCGCAGGACGCCATAAAGCCTTCGGCTTCGCGGGAAAGCGAAGCCAACTCATCCATGCGGTTGGGTACCGTGGTGTTCCAGGCCTGATGTTTCACAACGTCTGCTCCCAAGCGTGCCCGCTGGTCCAAAGAAGCATACCAGTGCCGCGCCGTGATTGCCAGCGTCATTCCGGAAG
This genomic window from Paucidesulfovibrio gracilis DSM 16080 contains:
- a CDS encoding CPBP family intramembrane glutamic endopeptidase gives rise to the protein MREGTHMRRWAELICLFILLPTAMALEWLPGAKLFWLLGAALGCGIWLAVSAPGGKKWRITRPGPLPAGMLWRIGVAAVVVTALTLVLHPERFLELPRRRTGLWLLIMALYPMLSAWPQEIIYRGFFFQRYAALFHRPWAMILASGAVFAYVHVIYANTLALSLSLVGGVLLSQAYARDQSLFWVTVEHAAYGLLVFTLGLGRYFYQGG
- a CDS encoding DUF4139 domain-containing protein — encoded protein: MYKNIVLAICCCVAMLSGGQAAPAAQSGDVESTSVTVYPTGQALVTEVRHMDLPESGGVAYPGAAATLDPTSVGLRSLDEPDRVLVRSLRVLPSAADAGGVLRSYVGRKVRAVLPDTERADRRQARDAVLLSVSSGRAVLDLGDQLYVGPLDAVLLPVDEARPRSESALLLDVRNEGERNQRVEVSYLAGGLDWSGDCALSLDAAGEQGSLSCWATLKNHTGKHFQDADLRLVAGEVHRAPQPMPMRMKMQAAVALEESMGNGAALRQAGDYHVFEVPFQADLAEGQTTRLLLGSAGSVQVGRELVVRGHARHRIGEGGPQTRPVENVLVLRNTPENGLGSPLPASLVRVYRAMQGGGRILEGETHMDDLPVGETVRLALGNAFDLRAERTMLAYERTSKHSVRVQWRIELRNSGAKKRSVMILEKLQDDWKIRDTNFDYVKENANTVRWNLTVPPGSEPVKLHYTADISWPS
- a CDS encoding CAP domain-containing protein encodes the protein MMLFFKPGCVVCLLGMQRIRMFLLILLCLATCTGCAMDTGLNPAPYVSKRDFPHGGDAAVPTAKQLLQEINLARVRRDLSPLQRHNALDILAQRHAAFMLRQGHLSHDGFQERFRLSNAAHLVENVARNYPTARAVVQGWLDSREHRVNLLAEDITHAGVALEQGYAAFLGAAFTPAHPAPPQTP
- a CDS encoding class I SAM-dependent methyltransferase → MTQLTNDTLGSVLFELTWESDAARHTDRFVAQKINLWRDLLPGEVHSGIDGLHPGEEFCCRISVLPPKPSLIREHRLRDFHPERQQLPGLRPREGRFYPQGLLDNVLGVHPSNLRPFRVLETKDDSFVADRNHPMTCRDFALRLEVLEVRDKVAEMGGSCQEWMDQVLDGPGLQARRAGGAATDFWDGTPLTRPNEDPDEAFHRMARLVPHIDSMARQRLQTLHGQLLRPGMDVLDLMAGWQSHLPENLKLNSCTGLGMNQEEMDANPDITSGIVQDLNEQSTLPFADGSFDAVLCCLSVEYLVRPAEVMREAARVLRPGGVLCLSVSNRWHAPKVTNLWIQLHEFERLGFLSELILGTEAFRNLQTLSERGWSRPFDERDRYYPVLQNADPLYAAWAELA
- a CDS encoding ATP-binding protein, which gives rise to MKHQAWNTTVPNRMDELASLSREAEGFMASCGLPERTRFTAHMVIEELVTNCIKYSFPQGEEHLIRLSLQVEPAALRLIIADDGNPFDPRTAPASCLDCSLCDAPVGGLGLSMVRSVARDFRYCRRNGQNHIELVLDLTPTPPVPDAASRS